The following proteins come from a genomic window of Plutella xylostella chromosome 22, ilPluXylo3.1, whole genome shotgun sequence:
- the LOC125490320 gene encoding uncharacterized protein LOC125490320 produces MKKRPLSSRNRIINLNPFLDENGILRVGGRLNLSTYENDKKNPILICAKHHFCKLIFEHKHNQELMHAGPQALLYAVRENLWPVSGRLLARRVVKGCVKCRRLQGQTLHPLMGNLPTQRVTPAFPFESVGIDFAGPFSILSRKGRGAKTSKCYLCLFICLRFKCIHLEAVSELSKEAFILSLRRFISRRGKPLEILCDNGRNFVAASKEVGQFLKTNSAPLFDFATNESIKFKFIPAYAPHFAGYWEAGIKSAKYHIKRVMGNTNLTFEELCTLFAQIEAILNSRPLSPMSSSPTDLLSLSPGHFLIGRPLRSLPSPYVEEQNISPLRRYARLEQIRQHFWQRWQREYISELQQRSKWRTNHSSLQIGDLVLIQEDNTSPLNWALGRVSRLYPGADGISRVADLETLKGRIRRPFARLCPLPKGDDDQIS; encoded by the coding sequence ATGAAAAAACGGCCATTAAGTTCAAGAAATCGAATCATAAATCTAAATCCATTCCTGGATGAGAACGGCATTCTAAGAGTAGGTGGTAGATTGAATCTTTCAACTTACGAAAACGATAAAAAAAACCCGATTCTGATTTGTGCAAAACATCATTTCTGCAAATTAATTTTTGAACACAAGCATAATCAAGAATTAATGCATGCTGGTCCTCAAGCGCTACTGTACGCAGTTAGGGAAAACTTATGGCCGGTAAGCGGACGATTACTCGCTAGGCGCGTAGTAAAAGGCTGTGTCAAGTGCAGGCGACTTCAGGGTCAAACACTTCATCCTCTAATGGGAAACCTTCCCACGCAACGAGTCACGCCAGCATTTCCGTTCGAATCAGTGGGAATAGATTTTGCAGGCCCATTTTCAATACTTAGCAGGAAAGGACGAGGCGCAAAAACTTCTAAATGTTACTTGTGCTTGTTTATATGTCTAAGATTCAAATGCATTCATTTAGAAGCTGTAAGCGAACTATCAAAGGaagcttttattttatccCTTCGTCGTTTTATTAGCCGTAGGGGGAAACCTCTAGAGATTTTGTGTGACAATGGAAGAAACTTTGTTGCTGCATCCAAAGAAGTAGGTCAATTTTTAAAGACAAATTCAGCGCCCCTATTTGACTTTGCAACCAATGAATCAATAAAGTTCAAATTTATACCAGCTTACGCTCCACACTTTGCTGGTTACTGGGAAGCCGGCATAAAATCGGCTAAATATCACATAAAAAGAGTCATGGGAAACACTAATTTAACTTTCGAAGAGCTATGCACTCTCTTCGCACAAATTGAGGCTATCCTCAATAGCCGACCCCTGTCTCCCATGTCTTCCTCTCCTACAGATCTCCTTTCTCTCTCCCCAGGGCATTTCCTGATTGGCCGACCACTAAGATCACTGCCGTCCCCCTACGTGGAAGAACAAAACATCAGTCCACTACGGCGCTACGCCAGACTCGAGCAGATCCGCCAACACTTCTGGCAACGATGGCAGCGAGAGTACATCAGCGAACTACAGCAACGTTCCAAGTGGCGAACCAATCACTCCAGCCTACAGATCGGAGACCTTGTCCTAATCCAAGAAGACAACACATCACCTCTGAACTGGGCACTTGGCAGAGTGTCACGTCTCTATCCCGGCGCTGATGGCATCTCTCGAGTCGCTGATCTCGAGACTCTGAAGGGTCGCATCCGAAGACCGTTTGCCAGACTCTGTCCACTCCCAAAGGGCGACGATGACCAGATTTCTTGA